From Streptomyces sp. Edi4, one genomic window encodes:
- a CDS encoding DUF3817 domain-containing protein gives MKKSVLTRYRVMAYVTGVLLVLLTLGVIAKYILDMNGAADFTKIIGIAHGWLYVIYLVFAFDLGSKAKWPVGKQLWVLIAGTIPTAAFFVERKVSKELEPKVADAVPAGARA, from the coding sequence ATGAAAAAGAGCGTGCTGACCCGCTACCGCGTGATGGCGTACGTCACCGGCGTGCTGCTGGTCCTGCTGACCCTGGGCGTGATCGCCAAGTACATCCTCGACATGAACGGCGCCGCCGACTTCACGAAGATCATCGGCATCGCCCACGGCTGGCTGTACGTGATCTACCTCGTCTTCGCCTTCGACCTGGGCTCCAAGGCGAAGTGGCCGGTTGGCAAGCAGCTGTGGGTGCTGATCGCCGGCACGATCCCGACCGCCGCCTTCTTCGTGGAGCGCAAGGTCTCCAAGGAGCTGGAGCCCAAGGTCGCGGACGCCGTCCCCGCCGGCGCCCGGGCCTGA
- a CDS encoding SDR family NAD(P)-dependent oxidoreductase: MSTTTVWQGRTVLVTGAEGFIGSTLVDLLLELGADVRAFVHYKPYAEKGHLAHLMDHPSVEMIAGDVRDAGRVSDAVAGCDTVFHLAALIGIPYSYDSPGAYVQTNVVGTENIAEACRRHAVRRLVHTSTSEVYGTALTAPISEQHPLQPQSPYSASKIGADMMALSHWHAFELPVTVVRPFNTYGPRQSARAVIPTILAQLHAGVREIKLGSLTPTRDFTYVTDTARGFLAVAECDRALGEVVNLGTGREIAIGDLARALIAASGREASVVVDPARLRPSGSEVERLLSDNTRARAWAGWQPEVALEDGLKRTSEWVADNLALFAPGRYQV; encoded by the coding sequence ATGAGCACCACCACCGTCTGGCAGGGCCGCACCGTCCTGGTCACCGGCGCCGAGGGCTTCATCGGCTCCACCCTGGTCGACCTGCTCCTCGAACTCGGCGCCGACGTCCGGGCGTTCGTGCACTACAAGCCGTACGCCGAGAAGGGCCACCTCGCGCATCTGATGGACCACCCCTCGGTGGAGATGATCGCCGGGGACGTCCGCGACGCGGGCCGGGTCTCGGACGCGGTCGCCGGCTGCGACACCGTCTTCCACCTGGCCGCGCTCATCGGCATCCCGTACAGCTACGACTCCCCGGGCGCCTATGTGCAGACGAACGTGGTCGGCACCGAGAACATCGCCGAGGCCTGCCGTCGCCACGCGGTGCGCCGCCTCGTGCACACCTCCACCAGCGAGGTGTACGGGACCGCCCTGACCGCGCCGATCAGTGAGCAGCACCCGCTCCAGCCGCAGTCGCCGTACTCCGCGTCCAAGATCGGCGCCGACATGATGGCGCTCTCGCACTGGCACGCCTTCGAGCTCCCTGTCACCGTCGTGCGGCCCTTCAACACCTATGGCCCGCGTCAGTCCGCCCGCGCCGTGATCCCGACCATTCTGGCCCAACTGCACGCGGGCGTACGGGAGATCAAGCTCGGCTCACTGACCCCGACGCGGGACTTCACCTATGTCACCGACACCGCGCGCGGCTTCCTCGCCGTCGCCGAGTGCGACCGGGCGCTGGGCGAGGTCGTGAACCTCGGCACGGGCCGTGAGATCGCGATCGGCGACCTGGCGCGGGCGCTCATCGCCGCGTCGGGCCGCGAGGCCTCGGTGGTGGTGGACCCGGCCCGCCTGCGCCCCTCGGGCAGCGAGGTGGAACGGCTGCTTTCGGACAACACCCGGGCCCGCGCGTGGGCGGGCTGGCAGCCGGAAGTCGCCCTGGAGGACGGCCTGAAGCGGACCTCGGAGTGGGTGGCGGACAACCTCGCCCTGTTCGCCCCGGGGCGGTACCAGGTCTGA
- a CDS encoding HAMP domain-containing sensor histidine kinase: MSARRRLGARWRRHRPLRTRLTMAASAAVALVAVGVCTAAFFVIRYELYHQLNLNLTQSATLAIQQNRGAGPGVLAGECRFLSAPACAQIVPADPAHDPREPYLLPVSRPVREVATGARQPYFTNITLADGEPARMLTTPFGGAKSLQVALRSDTVRDGVSQAAWLLSAVGAAGVLLAAGLGYWVSRTGLAPLARLTGTAEHIAATRDPSHRIELPPGKPGGPVKEDEVTRLAASFNTMLGELEQSVTAQRRLVADASHELRTPLTALRTNAELLARADRLTAAQRDRASGALGRQIREVSVLVNDLIDLARDEEPVPLLEEVRLAPLLAHTVDRARAHWPATPFQLELEDAGVTLPGVPGRLARLISNLLDNAAKFSPAGAPVEVALRAGELTVRDHGPGIAEADLPHVFDRFYRAEQARALPGSGLGLAMARQIARAHGAELSAHRAAGGGALFRLTLPRG; encoded by the coding sequence GTGAGCGCCCGGCGGCGGCTCGGGGCGCGGTGGCGGCGCCACCGTCCGTTGCGGACCCGGCTGACCATGGCCGCGTCCGCCGCGGTCGCGCTGGTCGCGGTCGGGGTGTGCACGGCCGCGTTCTTCGTGATCCGCTACGAGCTCTACCACCAGCTCAATCTGAACCTCACCCAGTCCGCGACCCTGGCCATCCAGCAGAACCGGGGCGCGGGTCCCGGTGTGCTCGCCGGGGAGTGCCGCTTCCTGTCCGCCCCCGCGTGCGCGCAAATCGTCCCCGCCGACCCGGCGCACGATCCGCGCGAGCCCTATCTCCTGCCGGTGAGCCGGCCCGTGCGGGAGGTCGCCACCGGGGCGCGCCAGCCGTACTTCACCAACATCACTCTGGCCGACGGTGAGCCGGCCCGCATGCTCACCACCCCCTTCGGCGGCGCCAAGTCCCTTCAGGTGGCGCTGCGTTCGGACACCGTACGCGACGGGGTGAGCCAGGCGGCCTGGCTCCTGAGCGCGGTCGGGGCCGCCGGGGTGCTGCTCGCCGCCGGGCTCGGCTACTGGGTCTCGCGGACCGGGCTCGCGCCGCTGGCCCGGCTCACCGGGACGGCCGAGCACATCGCGGCGACCCGTGACCCGAGCCACCGCATCGAGCTGCCGCCGGGGAAGCCCGGCGGGCCCGTCAAGGAGGACGAGGTGACCCGGCTCGCGGCGTCCTTCAACACGATGCTGGGCGAGCTGGAGCAGTCCGTGACGGCCCAGCGCCGCCTGGTCGCGGACGCGTCGCACGAACTGCGGACGCCGCTGACCGCGTTGCGCACCAACGCGGAGCTGCTGGCGCGGGCCGACCGGTTGACCGCGGCCCAGCGCGATCGGGCCTCAGGAGCGCTGGGGCGGCAGATCCGGGAGGTGTCCGTCCTGGTCAACGACCTCATCGACCTGGCGCGTGACGAGGAGCCCGTGCCGCTCCTGGAGGAGGTGCGGCTCGCTCCGCTGCTCGCGCACACCGTGGACAGGGCCCGGGCGCACTGGCCGGCGACGCCGTTTCAGCTGGAGCTGGAGGACGCGGGGGTTACGTTGCCCGGGGTGCCGGGGCGGCTCGCGCGGCTGATCTCCAATCTGCTCGACAACGCGGCGAAGTTCAGCCCGGCCGGGGCGCCGGTCGAAGTCGCCCTCCGGGCCGGTGAGTTGACGGTGCGCGATCATGGGCCCGGGATCGCCGAGGCCGATCTGCCTCATGTCTTCGACCGCTTCTACCGGGCCGAGCAGGCGCGGGCGCTCCCCGGGTCCGGGCTCGGTCTTGCGATGGCGCGGCAGATCGCGCGGGCGCATGGGGCGGAGTTGTCGGCGCATCGGGCGGCAGGGGGCGGCGCCCTTTTCCGGCTGACCCTGCCGCGGGGGTGA
- a CDS encoding UDP-N-acetylglucosamine--N-acetylmuramyl-(pentapeptide) pyrophosphoryl-undecaprenol N-acetylglucosamine transferase — protein sequence MRTPLSVVIGAGGTGGHIYPGLALAEALRGAVPDAVISFVGTTRGLEGELIPRAGYRLHTVDMIPFDPSLGAKRYLLPAALLKSGAQCRAILKAQGAQVAVGMGGYPSAPVIVGAKLAGLPSLIHESNAVPGRANQFAARLTPHIAVAFDRSRAHLSGGQDALTTGMPIAASLATLDRPTLRAEARRALGVPPGARLVLVNGGSLGAARLTSAAIGLAHRWRDRADVHLLIKTGPAQLADTADQLNGLPGARAVPYLDRMDLAYAAADLVVCRAGSATVAELATTGVPAVLVPYPHAPGDHQTHNARVLSDTGAGLLVPDTETTAFRLAGVIEPLLADPARLAAMNGAADPGNHARAAGLLAARVLELASHPTTSIKEYAA from the coding sequence ATGCGCACACCATTGTCAGTAGTGATCGGGGCGGGCGGTACCGGCGGACACATCTACCCCGGGCTCGCGCTCGCCGAGGCACTGCGGGGGGCCGTCCCCGACGCGGTGATCTCCTTCGTCGGCACCACCCGGGGCCTCGAGGGCGAGCTCATACCCCGCGCCGGGTACCGGCTGCACACCGTCGACATGATCCCCTTCGACCCCTCGCTCGGCGCCAAGCGCTATCTGCTGCCCGCCGCCCTCTTGAAATCGGGCGCGCAGTGCCGGGCCATCCTCAAGGCGCAGGGCGCCCAGGTCGCGGTCGGCATGGGCGGCTATCCGAGCGCGCCGGTCATCGTCGGCGCGAAGCTGGCCGGCCTGCCCAGCCTGATCCACGAGTCCAACGCGGTACCGGGCCGCGCCAACCAGTTCGCCGCCCGGCTCACACCCCACATCGCGGTCGCCTTCGACCGCAGCCGCGCCCACCTCTCCGGCGGCCAGGACGCCCTCACCACAGGCATGCCCATCGCCGCCTCGCTCGCCACGCTGGACCGGCCGACGCTGCGCGCCGAGGCCCGCCGGGCGCTCGGTGTGCCGCCAGGGGCGCGGCTCGTCCTCGTCAACGGCGGCAGCCTCGGCGCGGCGCGGCTCACCTCGGCGGCGATCGGCCTCGCGCACCGCTGGCGCGACCGGGCCGACGTCCACCTCCTCATCAAGACGGGCCCGGCCCAACTCGCGGACACGGCAGACCAGTTGAACGGCCTGCCCGGCGCCCGCGCCGTGCCCTACCTCGACCGGATGGACCTCGCCTACGCCGCCGCGGATCTCGTCGTGTGCCGGGCGGGCTCCGCCACCGTCGCCGAACTCGCCACGACCGGGGTGCCCGCCGTCCTCGTGCCCTACCCGCACGCGCCCGGCGACCACCAGACCCACAACGCGCGAGTCCTCTCCGACACGGGCGCGGGCCTGCTCGTCCCGGACACCGAGACCACCGCGTTCCGCCTGGCCGGAGTCATCGAGCCCCTGCTCGCCGACCCGGCCCGGCTCGCCGCGATGAACGGCGCCGCCGACCCCGGCAACCACGCCCGCGCCGCAGGCCTGCTGGCCGCCCGGGTCCTCGAACTCGCCTCCCACCCCACCACGTCCATCAAGGAGTACGCAGCATGA
- a CDS encoding XRE family transcriptional regulator, with protein sequence MPEPSRSKELPVGLLTHPVMIEACQARDFGRIFELVRVRAGIYPSMIARRCDLTPSRVGEVIAGRRQLLHMDVIERISDGLRIPGHLLGLARRSWETPPSLTVTPREPAEVPASAVEYRVAALPGAEEGARSLAADTEISARLARHVAETNVNALVLEQFDADVERLAREFVSRPLPLLIPEIRTARGAVFRLLEGRQHPRQTRHLYVIAGWLSGLAAHVSLDLGDRSGAATHARTVAQCAEISEHSSLRAWARSFQSLAAYWAGDYRRAGDLALAGHSEGPGPGAGTIKARLLSLEARARAAEGDHRSALRVLALAHEARNTAGPDELPGVFSFPEAKQWAYAGTTLLAVGGDEQTRQAIGASHRAVELYHAGPEGDRSPGDLQAAHLDLATAYLASGQVERAGAKLSEVCTAEVFTASITIRLRNLAALLGSEPYRGTQSAVDLRAHIQEVTVRPALASNPTEPR encoded by the coding sequence ATGCCTGAGCCATCCCGCTCGAAGGAGCTCCCGGTCGGCCTGCTCACGCACCCAGTGATGATCGAGGCATGCCAGGCCAGAGACTTCGGCCGTATCTTTGAGCTGGTCAGGGTGCGAGCAGGCATCTATCCGTCGATGATCGCGCGACGCTGCGACCTGACCCCGAGCCGCGTTGGCGAGGTGATCGCCGGGCGGCGGCAACTGCTGCACATGGACGTGATCGAACGGATCTCGGACGGGCTACGCATCCCTGGCCACCTGCTCGGCCTTGCCCGACGCTCCTGGGAGACGCCGCCCAGCCTGACGGTCACGCCCCGCGAACCGGCCGAGGTGCCGGCGTCAGCCGTGGAGTATCGGGTTGCCGCACTACCAGGGGCGGAAGAAGGTGCCCGATCCCTGGCCGCCGATACGGAGATCTCTGCCAGGCTTGCTCGCCACGTGGCGGAGACCAACGTCAACGCGCTCGTACTGGAGCAGTTCGACGCTGATGTTGAACGACTCGCCCGGGAATTCGTCAGCCGGCCTCTGCCTCTCCTGATCCCGGAGATTCGCACGGCTCGGGGTGCGGTGTTCCGGTTGCTGGAGGGGCGCCAGCACCCCAGACAGACCCGTCACCTCTACGTGATCGCGGGCTGGTTGTCCGGTCTCGCGGCGCATGTGTCGCTGGACCTGGGGGACCGCTCCGGCGCGGCTACTCACGCCCGCACCGTGGCGCAGTGCGCGGAGATCTCGGAGCACTCATCGTTACGCGCGTGGGCACGGTCGTTCCAGTCCCTGGCCGCTTACTGGGCCGGGGACTATCGGCGGGCGGGAGACCTCGCGCTGGCCGGGCACAGCGAGGGTCCAGGTCCCGGCGCGGGCACGATCAAGGCCCGGCTTCTGAGCTTGGAGGCCCGAGCCCGCGCGGCCGAAGGGGACCATCGCAGCGCGCTGCGGGTACTCGCGTTGGCGCATGAGGCACGGAACACTGCGGGACCCGACGAATTGCCCGGGGTCTTCTCGTTTCCCGAGGCCAAACAATGGGCCTACGCCGGTACCACCTTGTTGGCCGTCGGGGGCGACGAGCAGACCCGGCAAGCCATAGGCGCTTCCCATCGTGCCGTGGAGCTGTACCACGCTGGGCCAGAGGGCGACCGCTCCCCCGGCGATCTACAAGCCGCCCACCTGGACCTGGCCACGGCCTACCTTGCGAGCGGCCAGGTCGAGAGAGCCGGTGCGAAGCTCTCGGAAGTGTGCACCGCCGAGGTGTTCACGGCGAGCATCACCATCAGGCTCCGCAATCTGGCCGCGCTCCTGGGAAGCGAGCCGTACCGTGGCACACAGTCGGCGGTCGATCTCCGCGCGCACATTCAGGAGGTGACCGTCCGGCCCGCTCTCGCCAGCAACCCCACGGAGCCCCGATGA
- a CDS encoding TetR/AcrR family transcriptional regulator yields MVAVMRSSSHAARPSCTGRTGRPRSAEADAAILLATREALVELGWSKLTMGDVATRAGVAKTTLYRRWAGKNELVVDAVAVLFDELELPDLGSLVADVEGVVLQFAALLERPEAKTALMAVVAESTRDDALRGRIRSAIVDRQKRLVLVGRERAQARGELPYEADPQISARHTDLIFDVVAGAVVHRALVSAEPVDEEWARDFTLLICSGLAATA; encoded by the coding sequence ATGGTCGCCGTCATGCGTTCTTCATCCCACGCCGCGAGACCTTCCTGTACGGGTCGTACGGGCCGGCCCCGCAGCGCCGAGGCCGACGCCGCGATCCTGCTGGCGACCCGGGAGGCGCTGGTGGAGCTGGGCTGGTCGAAGCTGACGATGGGGGACGTGGCGACGCGGGCCGGGGTGGCCAAGACGACGCTCTACCGGCGCTGGGCGGGCAAGAACGAGCTGGTCGTGGACGCGGTCGCGGTCCTCTTCGACGAACTCGAACTCCCCGACCTGGGCAGCCTGGTGGCCGATGTGGAGGGGGTCGTCCTCCAGTTCGCGGCCCTGCTGGAGCGCCCCGAGGCGAAGACGGCGCTGATGGCGGTGGTGGCCGAATCCACCCGCGACGACGCGCTGCGCGGGCGGATACGGTCGGCCATCGTCGACCGTCAGAAGCGGCTGGTTCTGGTCGGCCGCGAACGCGCCCAGGCCCGGGGTGAACTCCCCTATGAGGCCGACCCGCAGATCTCCGCCCGCCACACCGACCTCATCTTCGACGTGGTGGCGGGCGCGGTGGTGCACCGCGCCCTGGTCAGCGCGGAACCGGTCGACGAGGAGTGGGCCCGCGACTTCACCCTGCTGATCTGCTCGGGGCTGGCGGCGACGGCGTGA
- a CDS encoding class I SAM-dependent methyltransferase, which produces MTARPTPDHLVTDRSLLSTKAYGTGQHLAARQSLYQWQTPNHDLPGIVVNELAGVRGAVADVGCGNGKFVARVREERPDLVVLPMDVSHGILGAIPGALVADVQQLPITDGALSAVLALHMLYHVEDQAQAMRELARVLAPGGIAIVSTNSRTDKLELEHLWRQAAGDVLGIQEGPARVRLSARFALEDAPAILGTVFSEIRTIPLPGVIEVTDAEPVVAHLASYEAWADKMGVPFRKTVERARERVNETIQAEGAFSVTCLGGILACQGPWR; this is translated from the coding sequence ATGACCGCTCGGCCCACACCTGATCATTTGGTCACCGACCGCAGCCTTCTTTCCACCAAGGCGTACGGCACGGGTCAGCACTTGGCCGCCCGCCAATCCCTCTACCAATGGCAGACCCCCAACCACGATCTGCCGGGCATCGTTGTGAACGAACTGGCCGGCGTACGCGGTGCGGTTGCGGATGTGGGATGCGGAAACGGGAAGTTCGTCGCCCGGGTGCGGGAGGAACGTCCCGACCTGGTGGTGCTTCCCATGGACGTGTCTCACGGAATCCTCGGTGCCATTCCGGGGGCCCTCGTCGCGGATGTCCAACAGCTCCCTATCACTGATGGAGCCCTCAGTGCGGTTCTTGCGCTCCACATGCTGTACCACGTCGAGGACCAGGCCCAGGCCATGCGGGAGCTGGCCCGTGTACTAGCGCCCGGCGGAATCGCGATCGTCTCCACCAACAGCAGGACCGACAAGCTGGAACTGGAGCACCTTTGGCGCCAGGCCGCGGGCGACGTGCTGGGCATCCAGGAGGGCCCGGCCCGAGTGCGGCTCTCTGCTCGCTTCGCCCTGGAGGACGCGCCCGCGATCCTCGGTACGGTCTTCAGCGAGATCCGTACGATCCCTCTGCCAGGAGTGATCGAGGTGACCGACGCTGAACCAGTCGTCGCGCACTTGGCCTCGTACGAAGCCTGGGCGGACAAGATGGGCGTCCCGTTCCGGAAGACGGTCGAGCGCGCGCGAGAGCGGGTCAACGAGACCATTCAAGCGGAAGGCGCATTCAGTGTCACCTGCCTGGGCGGAATACTCGCCTGCCAAGGGCCATGGCGGTAG
- a CDS encoding response regulator transcription factor, with translation MSTTRAVRILVVDDEPEVRAAVEDGLTVEGYEVRGAADGLAALSDVAAWRPDAIVLDVMMPVLDGLGVCRQLRAMGDRTPVLVLTALDAVSERVDGLEAGADDYLVKPFALDELIARVRALLRRAAPDPDEPQELRYADLVLDPAAHTARRGERPIDFTRTEFALLELLVRNPGQVLPRELIHELVWGRDFGPDSNSLAVYVGYLRRKLEAAGESRLVHTVHGVGYRLEAS, from the coding sequence ATGAGCACCACGCGCGCGGTCAGAATTCTCGTCGTCGACGACGAACCGGAGGTACGGGCGGCCGTCGAGGACGGCCTCACGGTGGAGGGGTACGAGGTGCGGGGCGCGGCGGACGGACTCGCGGCGCTCTCCGACGTCGCCGCCTGGCGGCCCGACGCGATCGTCCTCGATGTGATGATGCCGGTCCTCGACGGCCTCGGGGTCTGCCGCCAGCTGCGCGCGATGGGTGACAGGACCCCGGTCCTGGTCCTGACGGCGCTGGACGCGGTGAGCGAGCGGGTGGACGGACTCGAGGCGGGCGCGGACGACTATCTGGTCAAGCCCTTCGCCCTGGACGAACTGATCGCACGCGTACGGGCGTTGCTGCGCCGGGCCGCCCCCGATCCGGACGAGCCGCAGGAGCTGCGGTACGCGGATCTGGTCCTCGACCCCGCGGCCCACACCGCCCGCCGGGGTGAGCGCCCCATCGACTTCACACGCACCGAGTTCGCCCTGCTCGAACTGCTCGTGCGCAACCCGGGGCAGGTCCTGCCGAGGGAGCTGATCCACGAACTGGTCTGGGGCCGCGACTTCGGGCCGGACTCCAACTCCCTTGCTGTGTACGTCGGTTACCTGCGCCGAAAACTGGAGGCGGCGGGCGAGTCGCGGCTGGTCCACACGGTGCACGGCGTCGGCTACCGCCTGGAGGCGTCATGA
- a CDS encoding MarR family transcriptional regulator has translation MPKPLSLPFDPIARADELWQQRWGPVPSMGAITSIMRAHQILLAEVDAVVKPYGLTFARYEALVLLTFSKEGELPMSKIGERLMVHPTSVTNTVDRLVRSGLVDKRPNPNDGRGTLASITDKGREVVEAATRDLMAMEFGLGVYDAEECAEIFAMLRPLRVAASDFEE, from the coding sequence GTGCCCAAGCCGCTCAGCCTCCCCTTCGATCCCATCGCCCGCGCCGACGAACTCTGGCAGCAGCGCTGGGGCCCCGTGCCCTCGATGGGGGCGATCACCTCGATCATGCGGGCGCACCAGATCCTGCTCGCCGAGGTCGACGCGGTGGTGAAGCCGTACGGGCTGACCTTCGCGCGGTACGAGGCGCTGGTGCTGCTGACCTTCTCCAAGGAGGGGGAGCTGCCGATGTCCAAGATCGGCGAGCGGCTGATGGTGCACCCGACGTCGGTCACCAACACGGTGGACCGCCTGGTGCGGTCGGGCCTGGTCGACAAGCGCCCCAATCCCAACGACGGCCGGGGCACGTTGGCGTCCATCACGGACAAGGGGCGTGAGGTGGTCGAGGCGGCCACGCGCGATCTGATGGCGATGGAGTTCGGGCTCGGCGTCTACGACGCGGAGGAGTGCGCCGAGATCTTCGCGATGCTGCGTCCCCTGCGGGTGGCGGCGAGCGACTTCGAGGAGTAA
- a CDS encoding methylmalonyl-CoA mutase family protein — protein sequence MDADAIEEGRRRWQARYDKARKRDADFTTLSGDPVDPAYGPRPGDTYDGFERIGWPGEYPFTRGLYPTGYRGRTWTIRQFAGFGNAEQTNERYKMILAAGGGGLSVAFDMPTLMGRDSDDPRSLGEVGHCGVAIDSAADMEVLFQDIPLGDVTTSMTISGPAVPVFCMYLVAAERQGVDPGVLNGTLQTDIFKEYIAQKEWLFQPEPHLRLIGDLMEHCARGIPAYKPLSVSGYHIREAGATAAQELAYTLADGFGYVELGLSRGLDVDVFAPGLSFFFDAHVDFFEEIAKFRAARRIWARWMKEVYGAQSDKAQWLRFHTQTAGVSLTAQQPYNNVVRTAVEALAAVLGGTNSLHTNALDETLALPSEQAAEIALRTQQVLMEETGVANVADPLGGSWYIEQLTDRIEADAEKIFDQIRERGTRAHPDGQHPIGPITSGILRGIEDGWFTGEIAESAFRYQQSLEKGDKRVVGVNCHHGSVTGDLEILRVSHEVEREQVRALAERKSHRDDAAVRAALDAMLAAARDGSNMIAPMLDAVRAEATLGEICGVLRDEWGTYTEPPGF from the coding sequence ATGGACGCTGACGCGATCGAGGAAGGCCGCCGCCGCTGGCAGGCCCGTTACGACAAGGCCCGCAAGCGCGACGCGGACTTCACCACTCTCTCCGGGGACCCCGTCGACCCCGCGTACGGGCCCCGCCCCGGCGACACCTATGACGGGTTCGAACGGATCGGCTGGCCCGGCGAGTACCCCTTCACCCGAGGCCTGTACCCGACCGGTTACCGGGGCCGCACGTGGACGATCCGGCAGTTCGCCGGGTTCGGCAACGCCGAGCAGACCAACGAGCGCTACAAGATGATCCTGGCCGCCGGCGGCGGCGGCCTGAGCGTCGCCTTCGACATGCCCACGCTCATGGGCCGCGACTCCGACGACCCCCGCTCGCTCGGCGAGGTCGGCCACTGCGGCGTCGCCATCGACTCGGCCGCCGACATGGAGGTCCTGTTCCAGGACATCCCGCTCGGCGACGTCACCACCTCCATGACGATCAGCGGGCCCGCCGTCCCCGTCTTCTGCATGTACCTGGTCGCCGCCGAGCGCCAGGGCGTCGACCCCGGGGTGCTCAACGGCACGCTCCAGACGGACATCTTCAAGGAGTACATCGCGCAGAAGGAGTGGCTGTTCCAGCCCGAGCCGCATCTGCGCCTCATCGGTGACCTCATGGAGCACTGCGCGCGCGGCATCCCCGCGTACAAGCCGCTCTCGGTCTCCGGCTACCACATCCGCGAGGCGGGGGCGACGGCCGCGCAGGAGCTGGCGTACACCCTGGCCGACGGTTTCGGGTACGTCGAGCTCGGCCTCAGCCGCGGCCTGGACGTGGACGTCTTCGCCCCCGGCCTCTCCTTCTTCTTCGACGCGCACGTCGACTTCTTCGAGGAGATCGCCAAGTTCCGTGCCGCGCGCCGCATTTGGGCCCGCTGGATGAAGGAGGTGTACGGCGCGCAGTCCGACAAGGCGCAGTGGCTGCGCTTCCACACCCAGACGGCCGGGGTGTCGCTGACCGCGCAGCAGCCGTACAACAACGTCGTACGCACCGCGGTCGAGGCCCTCGCGGCGGTGCTCGGAGGTACGAACTCGCTGCACACCAACGCGCTGGACGAGACCCTCGCGCTGCCCAGCGAGCAGGCCGCGGAGATCGCGCTGCGCACGCAGCAGGTGCTGATGGAGGAGACCGGCGTCGCCAACGTGGCCGACCCGCTCGGCGGCTCCTGGTACATCGAACAGCTCACCGACCGCATCGAGGCGGACGCCGAGAAGATCTTCGACCAGATCAGGGAGCGGGGTACGCGGGCGCATCCCGACGGGCAGCACCCCATCGGCCCGATCACCTCGGGCATCCTGCGCGGCATCGAGGACGGGTGGTTCACCGGGGAGATCGCGGAGTCGGCCTTCCGCTACCAGCAGTCCCTGGAGAAGGGCGACAAGCGGGTGGTGGGCGTCAACTGCCATCACGGGTCGGTCACCGGTGACCTGGAGATCCTGCGGGTCAGCCACGAGGTGGAGCGTGAGCAGGTACGGGCGCTGGCGGAGCGCAAGTCGCACCGCGACGACGCGGCGGTCCGCGCGGCCCTGGACGCGATGCTGGCGGCGGCCCGCGACGGCTCGAACATGATCGCGCCGATGCTGGACGCGGTGCGGGCGGAGGCGACCCTGGGCGAGATCTGCGGGGTGCTCCGCGACGAGTGGGGCACCTACACCGAACCCCCGGGCTTCTGA